The Aminithiophilus ramosus genome contains a region encoding:
- a CDS encoding CHAD domain-containing protein, with the protein MKGPTLRAFAGQALLERLQRMLKESRGVRLGEDPECLHRMRVASRRLRSALSLFESLFEGKETRRWRREVGGMARALGDGRDLDVQIQYLETFIADCGDRGLRPGPERLLLRLRQRREGLQRTIVSSLDAFFDGPTPSAMAEAFRGLLERDFLCGAPKEDDLGDRVAEALFPLLARLLSFSGSARCPEDVEGLHSMRIAAKRLRYAVEIFLPHLGEGGEPLLDEARSLQALLGRIHDDDVWIAFLPDFIDEERRRTVAFYGHGRLFPRLLPGLEALERAVAADRTRTYEAFLDRWEELEGRGFWSDRIGAYRTEGEVERHESDPDQ; encoded by the coding sequence GTGAAGGGACCGACGCTCCGCGCTTTCGCCGGCCAGGCCCTTCTGGAGCGCCTTCAGCGGATGTTGAAGGAGTCTCGCGGCGTCCGCCTGGGCGAGGATCCCGAGTGCCTCCACCGGATGCGCGTCGCCTCGAGACGTCTCCGGAGCGCCCTGTCGCTTTTCGAATCCCTTTTCGAGGGGAAGGAGACGCGGCGTTGGCGCCGCGAGGTGGGCGGCATGGCACGGGCCTTGGGCGATGGTCGCGATCTCGACGTCCAGATCCAATACCTCGAGACCTTCATCGCCGACTGCGGCGATAGGGGACTCCGCCCCGGGCCGGAACGGCTCCTCCTCAGGCTGCGACAGAGAAGGGAAGGGCTCCAGCGGACGATAGTCTCCTCCCTCGACGCCTTCTTCGACGGTCCGACGCCCTCGGCCATGGCCGAGGCCTTCCGGGGCCTTCTGGAGCGCGATTTTCTCTGCGGTGCCCCGAAGGAGGACGACCTGGGCGACAGGGTGGCGGAAGCCCTCTTCCCCCTTCTGGCCCGGCTGCTCAGCTTTTCCGGCTCGGCCCGTTGCCCCGAGGATGTCGAGGGACTCCATTCCATGCGCATCGCCGCCAAACGCCTCAGATACGCCGTCGAGATCTTCCTCCCTCACCTGGGCGAGGGAGGGGAGCCCCTTCTCGACGAGGCCCGGTCCCTTCAGGCCCTTCTGGGACGGATCCACGACGATGATGTCTGGATCGCCTTCCTGCCCGATTTCATCGACGAGGAAAGGCGGAGAACGGTGGCCTTCTACGGCCACGGCCGTCTCTTCCCTCGCCTCCTTCCCGGCCTCGAAGCCCTCGAAAGGGCCGTCGCCGCCGACAGGACGAGGACCTACGAGGCCTTTCTCGACCGTTGGGAGGAGCTGGAGGGGCGGGGATTCTGGTCCGATCGGATCGGCGCTTATCGCACAGAGGGGGAGGTCGAACGCCATGAGAGTGACCCTGATCAGTGA
- a CDS encoding YfcE family phosphodiesterase, with amino-acid sequence MRVTLISDVHGNLPALEAVLAHARARRGGPLWNGGDDTGYGPFPHEVLALLRPLEKRAVRGNYDEKVLKAPVKSEAWYRKKNPLKARNFIWTHDALDDADRAYLASLPRQLAFDAAGLRVLLVHASPLSSSEPLGPDTPDERLAVIAAEAKADLVVVGHSHRPFARRVGGTWFVNPGSVGRPEGGDPRASYALLDIVDGRVYVTHHRVAYDVSACLAALRRAGLPEGLGRVLAEGRSLDELEARRDERGQETLLRQGWRLLRSTCAAPDDARRDPLEAVLETATRLVPHEMAHLKQVTGLALRLFDDLRGLHGLGERDRLRLQCAALLHDIGWARGGKKHHTRALSMILQERALPFSCRDRCLIGSVARYHRRSLPRERHFPWCLLGSDERRKVVVLSALLRVADGLDYSHIGLVDDVTAAVKDDRVVLSCLSRRKEGPDLKRALEKGADPFRQAFGKELRIRWERV; translated from the coding sequence ATGAGAGTGACCCTGATCAGTGACGTCCACGGCAATCTGCCGGCTTTGGAGGCCGTTCTGGCCCATGCCCGGGCCCGTCGGGGGGGACCTCTCTGGAACGGAGGCGACGACACGGGCTACGGTCCTTTCCCCCATGAAGTGCTGGCCCTCCTCCGTCCCCTGGAAAAGAGGGCCGTGCGGGGCAATTATGACGAAAAGGTCCTCAAGGCCCCCGTCAAGTCCGAGGCCTGGTACCGCAAAAAGAACCCTCTCAAGGCCCGTAATTTCATCTGGACGCACGACGCCCTCGACGACGCCGACCGGGCCTACCTGGCCTCCCTTCCTCGCCAGCTGGCTTTCGACGCCGCCGGACTCCGGGTCCTTCTCGTCCACGCCAGCCCCCTCTCCTCCTCGGAGCCCCTGGGGCCCGACACGCCCGACGAGAGGCTTGCGGTCATCGCCGCCGAGGCGAAAGCCGATCTCGTCGTCGTCGGTCATTCCCACCGCCCCTTCGCCCGCAGGGTGGGCGGCACCTGGTTCGTCAACCCCGGCAGCGTGGGCCGTCCCGAGGGGGGCGACCCCCGTGCCTCCTACGCCCTTCTCGATATCGTCGACGGTCGCGTCTACGTGACCCATCACCGCGTCGCCTACGACGTTTCGGCCTGCCTCGCGGCCCTGCGCCGCGCCGGACTCCCCGAAGGCCTGGGCCGCGTCCTGGCCGAAGGACGCTCCCTCGACGAGCTGGAGGCCCGTCGGGACGAGCGGGGGCAAGAGACGCTCCTCCGTCAGGGGTGGCGCCTGCTGCGGTCGACCTGCGCCGCTCCCGACGACGCCCGCCGCGATCCCCTCGAAGCCGTCCTCGAGACGGCGACGCGTCTCGTACCCCACGAAATGGCCCATCTCAAGCAGGTGACGGGCCTGGCCCTGCGTCTTTTCGACGATCTCCGGGGGCTTCACGGCCTGGGGGAGCGGGATCGCCTGCGCCTTCAGTGCGCCGCCCTCCTCCACGACATCGGCTGGGCGCGGGGAGGAAAGAAACACCACACGCGGGCCCTCTCGATGATCCTCCAGGAGCGGGCTCTGCCCTTCTCCTGCCGCGACCGCTGCCTCATCGGCTCCGTGGCCCGCTACCACAGGAGGTCCCTCCCCAGGGAACGCCATTTTCCCTGGTGCCTGCTCGGTTCCGACGAGAGACGGAAGGTCGTCGTCCTCTCCGCCCTGCTCCGCGTCGCCGACGGCCTCGACTACAGCCACATCGGCCTCGTCGACGACGTGACGGCTGCCGTCAAGGACGACCGCGTCGTCCTTTCCTGCCTCTCGCGGCGGAAGGAGGGGCCGGACCTCAAACGGGCTCTGGAGAAAGGGGCCGATCCTTTCCGTCAGGCCTTCGGAAAGGAGCTCCGGATCCGATGGGAGCGGGTCTGA